The DNA region TATAAATATAGATCATCTTAAAAATAATGTTTTTACAAATCAAGATACATTTATGTATTATTCATGCCTTGAAAATCATGGCCAGGCCATAGACATAAAAGATGTATTAACAGTTTATAGAATAAATAACAGTGTTACTAATGCCGTTACAAAATCTTTTGATGATTATGAATCAAAACGTTTAAAAAAAGCTATGCTATTTAATGATAGCTATCTAATTTTTATATCAATTTTTAAGAATAAACATGTCGTTCATGATATAAAATCAAACATCTTTTTGAACGATCTCACCATATTCTCAAGGAAAAAATACAAAAGGCCTAGATATTTTATATATTTTTTACTTTACAAGAAATACTGGAATAAAAGATTTGCAATCTTTGAATATTTTTCATTATTGCTCTTTGGCAATATCGCCAGGAGTGTATTGACTAACAAAAGAAAGAAAAGATTTTTTAATTATATTAGTAAATATGAAGCAAATGGCGAGTTCTGATATTTATAATAAATAAAACATAAAATGTAAAATTATATAATAAACTTTAATTGTAAAAAAGAAGAAAAACTATTCAATAAAATGGGGAGATATAGATAAGACCAAAACATGACGCTGCCATGTAAAATAATATATTTACGAATGTTATTCTTTCAGGTTTGGTTTGCTTTCCTTCATCTTGTTCTTAATGTTCCTTGGTTTTTGATAATAAAGACTCAATTTTTTCCAATGACTTATTTTCAATGGGAAAATCCATATAATAATTTATCGCATCTTTAATTCCAAATGAGTATATAATAAAATACTTATAAAGTTTCGTCAACGGTTTACCATTTAATAAGTCATTGATAAACCATCCCACTAGTTGCCAAATAAAAATGGAGAGGTTTATCTTTCTCTCTCTTAATAAAATGAAAGAATTTCTGCACATAAGATATAATCTCCAATCAGGTTCTATAGGTTTTTTACTATTATTAACGATGAGACCCAATCTATGATCTAGCATTTTGGTCGTAGTTGTTATGATTTTGTAACCCATACGTAAGACGTTGAAATCAAAATCAAAGTCTATTTGATCCATGAAAAATTCCTCTCTGTACTTTAATCCTTTTTTGAATAGCTCGCTATTGATTAGGCTTCCACTAATTATGGGGTAATTTATTTCAATGAAATAATCTTTTTTAGATTGAATATTATGCATGTTTAAACTAATTATACCAATCTTATAACCACTAAACATTAAATTAGCATTATATATCACATTAGATATATTCTCAAGTAATATCGAATCTTGGTCAAGCGTCAGTATATAGTCATAACTATACATTAATTCCTCTAAGCCCAAGTTAAGAGCTTTACCAATGCCATAATTTTTGTCAAGTTTTTTTAATTTTATCGTAGGGTTATTTTCCGAAATTTTTTCGATAAAATTAGAATTCAAAGATTTGTTATCTATAATCAATATTTTATCACAATATCTTGTGGCTTGTTTTAACACCGCCTCGAATCTTTCTTCGTCTGGGTTGTACGTTACGATTATACATCCGATGTTATTATTCATTCAACCCTCACCATTGTCTTATTATAAAGTTTAATGGCTTTTCCCTCTTTAATCTTTTTCTTTTGATACCAAAGCGTTGACTTGTTTATCTTCAATACTTTCCTTTCCCCCGGATCGATTGACATAATTCTATCCCTGAGATCACTGGTATCATTCCTTGACATCGTAATATCAGGTATCTTGAATTCCAATGATTTTGCCTTTCCTAACACGTATCTGCTCAATTCCCTGATATTTTCAAACATTATGTTCTCTAATGTATACTGTTTATTCCTGAACTCATAACGCTTGTTGAAATTGTCCTTTATTTTCTCAATCAAAAGCTTTGCTGTATCTGGCTTCAACCTGATATGGTAGTTCTCGGTTGTTATGAAGTCTGATCTCTTTAGTTTACAGCAATTCGATAACGGAATAATCCACAACATATCTAAACAATTCCTGTAAATCGTATACAAGAGGATGCTTGGACGATGCTAATTCGTGTAAAAATCCAATAGATACATCAAGACCTATTGTGTTGATGTCTTTCCTTACCATTGATTCCAGTATTGCATATCCATAGTTCAGTAAAGCGTTGATAGGATCGGATGCATTCATAGCGATTGCATGGACCGTTCACTTTCATATATTAGCCTCGATGCGTGATGGGGCAGTTCCATGGCTTTAATACTATACAACAATCGGCCTTATATTTTTCAGAATCAGCAGCAGATTAATAACAATAGCAAAATTTTATAAACGGATGCTTTATGTACGATTGGATGAAAGGGCTCATTCTCCATGGAGGCCAGGGCACGCGGTTAAGGCCGCTGACGCATACAGGACCGAAGCAACTGATAAATATAGCAGGCAAACCCATATCACAGTGGGCCTTGGAAAAATTAAAGGACACTGGTATAGAGAATATAGCCATCGTGCTCGGCGATAACAGTCCAAGGAAGGTCATCGAATACTATGGTGATGGTAGCAGATTCGGCGTCGATATCGAATACATTTACCAAGGTAGGGCCAGGGGCATAGCCGATGCGATATACAGGTGCAGGGATTTCATCGGAGGCGATGACTTCATCGTGTATCTCGGCGATAACGTCCTCTTCGATGATATATCGCCGATAGCATCTGACGGCAGCGACGCATCGCTGCTCCTAGCGCATGTGAAGGATCCACGTGCCTTCGGCGTTGCGGTCATAGACGGTGACAGGATAACAAAACTCGTTGAAAAACCAAAGGAGATCATATCTGATCTGGCGCTGATCGGTGTATACTACTTCAAGCCCCTCATGTTCGACTACATCGCAGACCTAAAGCCCAGCTGGAGGAACGAGCTGGAGATAACGGAGGCCTTGCAGCACATGATCGACGATAATCGTAGTATAAGCTTCAAGGTAGCAGACAGCTGGTGGAAGGATACCGGTAATCCAAACGACTTGCTAGAGGCAAACATGAAGCTTCTTGATAAGTTTGGAAGAGAGGGAAATTATGGAATTACAGAAAATTCAGATATTCTCGGCAGATCTTTCATAGGAGAGGGTAGTATAGTCCGCAATTCCAAGATCATAGGGCCAGCCCATATAGGCAATAAAGTCTCAATCGAAAACACCAGGATTGGACCGTATACAACGATCGGAGACGGTTCAGTGATAAGAGATGCAGACATAGAATATTCACTTATCCTTGAATCTGCCACCATTAGCGATATAAGGATGTCAGAATCCATCATTGGAAGCAAGTCGAGGATAGCTGGAGATGGCAAAAATTCACACTATAGCATTGTAATTGGTGAAAACTGCAGCGTCAAGAGGGGATGATATGAAGACATTAATAATTGGCAGAGATGGTCAGCTTGGTTCCGAGTTGATGAGGATCATTGACGGTGCTGTTGGGACTTCAAGGCGGTCAAAGTCAGATATATACCTCGACATCAAAAATCCAAATTCGATCGAGGATATAATAATGAAGGTATCGCCAGATGTTATTGTAAATACCGCAGCTATGACTGATGTGGATGGCTGTGAAACCAGCCCTGATGAAGCCTACCGTATAAACGCCATAGCCGTGAGGCATATCGCAAGGGCAGCATCCGTTGTGGGCTCATACTTAATTCACATTTCAACTGACTATGTGTTTGATGGATCGAAGGGCAATTACCGTGAGGATGATGTTCCAAATCCAGTAAATTACTATGGGCTAAGTAAACTCCTTGGTGAGGCCTATGCACTTTCGTATGACGACGCCCTGGTCGTAAGAACATCTGGTGTATACGGCGTGAAACTAAACTTCCCCCTCTATGTTGCTAAGACCCTCAGAGCTGGAGGTACTGTCAAGTGCATAGACTCCTATTATTCACCGATACACGCCAGCCAACTTGCAATGGCGATAAAAGAGATAATCTCGAGACGACTTTACGGAATTATCCATGTTTCCGGGCCGAGGATATCACGCTTTGACTTTGCTATAAAAATCAAGGAGAGGCTGGATATAGAGAGCGGAAAGATAATAATGGAAAACGAGAGGAAGATCCTTCTGGCTAATCGCCCATATGATTCTTCGCTGAACAATGGGCGTGCGAAGAGAATACTCGAATATCGTTTCGAGGATATTGATAATGGAATAGAGATGCTTCGAGATAAATATGAGGTGATTTGAAATGCCATTCTTATTCAGAAAGACGGAGATAGAAGGCGTGATGATAGTAGAACCCAAGATATTTGGAGACGAGCGTGGCTACTTTTATGAAACATATAAAAGAAGTGAGTTCTCAAAGAACGGAATAAGCGCAGACTTGGATCAGGACAACCAGAGTTTTTCAAAAAAGGGTGTGTTGAGGGGACTTCATTTTCAAAGAGAACCCTATGCTCAAGGGAAACTTGTCCGGGCGATAACGGGCAAGATATTTGATGTGGCCGTTGATATAAGGGAGGATTCCAAGACATTCGGTAGGTACGTTTCTGCCATATTGAGTGGCGAAAATAAGATAATGCTTTGGATTCCTGAGGGCTTTGCTCATGGTTTTCTGGCGTTGGAGGATTCCATAGTTCACTACAAGGCCACGCATGAATATAATAAGACGAGCGAAGGTGGTATAATATGGAACGATCCTGATATAAATATAGAGTGGCCCATGGATCCCGAGACAATATCAGAGAAGGATATGGCATGGCCAACGCTGAGGGAATTCAGGGCAAATAAATATATAAAATAGGAGGATGAAAGGTTATGAATATACTTGTAACTGGTGGTACCGGTTATATAGGGAGAATACTTGTTCCAGAGCTGATCGGTAGAGGGCATAACGTAACAGTGATAGATAGGGGATTCTTGGATTATGATGATCCCACGAAGGACTATGAAGGTGCCCACTTAATAAGAGATGATATCAGAACCTGTGACCCCTCCCGTCTACGTGGTTTTGATGGTGTTATCGATCTGGCGGCCCTTTCGAATGATCCATCTGGCGATCTGGACAAGACAGCCACATGGGATATAAACTACATAGGAAGGGTTAGAATAGCAAGACTTGCGAAGAAGCTTGGTGCAAAGAGATACGTTGTAGCCTCATCATGCTCCGTATATGGCTTCAGGGATGGGTTATCCGATGAAAGCACGCCTACGAACCCTCTTACAACATACGCAGAAGCAAACGTTGCCGTCGAGAGGGATAACCTCTCCTTAAACGACAGCTCTTTCAGGGCAACCGCTCTGAGGTTTGCAACTGTATTCGGTTATT from Picrophilus oshimae DSM 9789 includes:
- a CDS encoding glycosyltransferase, with the protein product MDEFLNKNNIKNIIMDGTIGEYLYKGINESKGDIISFLDDDDLFFNNKLEIIIKYFNNGYDYVHNKAEIMGNKMDNVYGGIAFNMSSISIKKDFINIDHLKNNVFTNQDTFMYYSCLENHGQAIDIKDVLTVYRINNSVTNAVTKSFDDYESKRLKKAMLFNDSYLIFISIFKNKHVVHDIKSNIFLNDLTIFSRKKYKRPRYFIYFLLYKKYWNKRFAIFEYFSLLLFGNIARSVLTNKRKKRFFNYISKYEANGEF
- a CDS encoding glycosyltransferase codes for the protein MNNNIGCIIVTYNPDEERFEAVLKQATRYCDKILIIDNKSLNSNFIEKISENNPTIKLKKLDKNYGIGKALNLGLEELMYSYDYILTLDQDSILLENISNVIYNANLMFSGYKIGIISLNMHNIQSKKDYFIEINYPIISGSLINSELFKKGLKYREEFFMDQIDFDFDFNVLRMGYKIITTTTKMLDHRLGLIVNNSKKPIEPDWRLYLMCRNSFILLRERKINLSIFIWQLVGWFINDLLNGKPLTKLYKYFIIYSFGIKDAINYYMDFPIENKSLEKIESLLSKTKEH
- the cas1 gene encoding CRISPR-associated endonuclease Cas1, producing the protein MNASDPINALLNYGYAILESMVRKDINTIGLDVSIGFLHELASSKHPLVYDLQELFRYVVDYSVIELL
- a CDS encoding glucose-1-phosphate thymidylyltransferase; protein product: MKGLILHGGQGTRLRPLTHTGPKQLINIAGKPISQWALEKLKDTGIENIAIVLGDNSPRKVIEYYGDGSRFGVDIEYIYQGRARGIADAIYRCRDFIGGDDFIVYLGDNVLFDDISPIASDGSDASLLLAHVKDPRAFGVAVIDGDRITKLVEKPKEIISDLALIGVYYFKPLMFDYIADLKPSWRNELEITEALQHMIDDNRSISFKVADSWWKDTGNPNDLLEANMKLLDKFGREGNYGITENSDILGRSFIGEGSIVRNSKIIGPAHIGNKVSIENTRIGPYTTIGDGSVIRDADIEYSLILESATISDIRMSESIIGSKSRIAGDGKNSHYSIVIGENCSVKRG
- a CDS encoding SDR family oxidoreductase, whose protein sequence is MKTLIIGRDGQLGSELMRIIDGAVGTSRRSKSDIYLDIKNPNSIEDIIMKVSPDVIVNTAAMTDVDGCETSPDEAYRINAIAVRHIARAASVVGSYLIHISTDYVFDGSKGNYREDDVPNPVNYYGLSKLLGEAYALSYDDALVVRTSGVYGVKLNFPLYVAKTLRAGGTVKCIDSYYSPIHASQLAMAIKEIISRRLYGIIHVSGPRISRFDFAIKIKERLDIESGKIIMENERKILLANRPYDSSLNNGRAKRILEYRFEDIDNGIEMLRDKYEVI
- the rfbC gene encoding dTDP-4-dehydrorhamnose 3,5-epimerase, with protein sequence MPFLFRKTEIEGVMIVEPKIFGDERGYFYETYKRSEFSKNGISADLDQDNQSFSKKGVLRGLHFQREPYAQGKLVRAITGKIFDVAVDIREDSKTFGRYVSAILSGENKIMLWIPEGFAHGFLALEDSIVHYKATHEYNKTSEGGIIWNDPDINIEWPMDPETISEKDMAWPTLREFRANKYIK
- a CDS encoding NAD-dependent epimerase/dehydratase family protein; the protein is MNILVTGGTGYIGRILVPELIGRGHNVTVIDRGFLDYDDPTKDYEGAHLIRDDIRTCDPSRLRGFDGVIDLAALSNDPSGDLDKTATWDINYIGRVRIARLAKKLGAKRYVVASSCSVYGFRDGLSDESTPTNPLTTYAEANVAVERDNLSLNDSSFRATALRFATVFGYSKRFRLDLVVNAMTFYGYKNRVVRMMRDGNQYRPFIHVKDVSRALIQAIESNDDIGGRPINVGNERLNMQIKDIATIIMHKLGKDTKLELYGDPDNRSYQVKFDAARDLLKFETKFDLEYGVDEIIDKCKEGLDDLPQMHTVNYYKTLLNAEDSIAKYLNLKPKIIF